The following DNA comes from Anopheles arabiensis isolate DONGOLA chromosome 3, AaraD3, whole genome shotgun sequence.
TTATTTCCCCTTGCAGGGGACacttaatttaaatatattgGCTTACGCAATGGAGCCTCTTTCTCCAAGTCTCGAGTTTAGTTCGATAAGATCGTTCTACCGTCCTTCAACTGAAAAGCAATGATTTGAATACTCAAAGAAAGAACTCAACTTCCCTTTTACAGACGAAAACAGGAACCCTTCGCATAGGGCAACAATCAAAAGTCAAAGTGAAAGTGTTTGTATCACAATTTCTTCCGATTTCGGGCGAGGTCTTTCCCCCTTCGGTTTGGTGATTGGTCGGCAGACCAGGAGGTTGTTGGAAGGTTGATTGAATCTTTTTTGTGAAAGAAAGACAGCTTGAAATAGAGCAATCGAGCAAAAAAGGATCGGCTACTAAGAGGCAAACGAGTGAGATGGAAAAACGAGGACGAGAAACATAACATTGGAAAGTGTGCGTCGTCACACACGCGAGTGCGCTGTGTCCGCGCTGTGTCCATTGGCGCGATGGATCCGACCCATTTCGGATATGACAGGCTGGAGAATGGAGCCGGAGAACCGGAACCGGATATGAGCCAATCCTAGACCGGGAAGCGAAAATAAagttatcatcatcattatcccCGCACCACAGCGGCGGCGTTCGTTCGTGTGCGCAAAAAGGACAACCCTGGGCTAGGACGTGCCTAAGCGttcaggggtttttttttgcttccatgaatttaagcagcagcagcagcatggggGAAAAGGCATTAAGCACCCACGTACGCCAGGCAGATGGTGATGTTTGgctttgtcttttttgttccCTGTGtgttattcattcattcatttggaAACCCTCCAGCTGAagaagggagagagcgagagcgaggcGATGGAACGTAGCGGTGTTAACGAACGTGATTAGTGAAATAACTAATGATGAACAATAGATATCGATAGCAAAAAAGGAAGTGGGCTTTTTGGAGTCGGGCGGTATCGGGGAGGGCGAAGGGCGAGAACATGACAAAGCGATTGCCGATTGTAAACGTATCTATTGACGGGATTGATGGGCGATAAAAAGGTGAGCCTGAGTGTGTCATAAAAGGTTTGGTGAGAGTTTCATTATGCAGAATTGGGAGGTGGAGACGGGTTTGGCCTCTAAACAGGCGATGTAGATGTTAATTTACATTTGCGTTTACtttattattcaatttttaataTCATACAATAtatttgtatgctttttaaCGCTGTTGACCAGTCTTGAAGTAAATTAATAATAtatgaattactgaaaataagtgaaaaaataaatataaattataaaacagGGAACAGACTAAAacttatataaaaaataaagaagcaaaaatgaaatgaaaaaccaaatcaataaaataagaaacaaacaagagaAGTAAAACggaaataagtaaaaaaataaatataaaacgtAAAACTTGGAACAGATTAAAACTTACATAAACAATAAAGAAGCAGAATTGAAATGAAagaccaaaacaacaaaataaaaagcaaacaagaagAGATATGAAAACTTCATTTATAAAACATCTAATAAGATGGAAAAAGCGTCAAAAACTCAGAAAAAAGCTACGCAATGTGTAAACTACAAGTAAACagtagaaaagcaaacaaacagtcCGATTTAATAGTTTTCCACTAGACTTCATTTCGTTTCTTCTTTCCGCATTTTTCCGCTCCCAAACGGTAGCTCTAATCATTTACGCTTTAATTACTTTCTTTACCAACTACACTAgccaaaagaaagcaaatcgTATTACAAAAAGCCACTTCCGATCCGACAGCTACAATTGAATACAATGACCATTCGTGCCCCTTTTATAATGTGCAAATTGATATTTGCTTTAAGCCGTAAGGCCAATTGTCGCTTGAGGCCACCGCCAAACGAGCATAATTGCTTTGAGCGTACGCTTTACTCGGGGAAAAGCTATGCAAATTTTTGGTCCTTTCCAAAACCGCTTCCAGCTTCCAAAGCGGATGTCCGGAAAGGAGCACCAAACGGTGCATTATTTGCTCGTATAGGTGAAAGCTCAATGTGTGATCAACACCAGAAGCTAGCGGATTAGGATAATTTGGTTTTGGCATTGTGTACCCGTACGCTTGGGTTGATATTTGGCAGGCAGGTGGGCAGAAGTGGGAATGGAATGGCGTGCTGCTTGGGGAACTTGTTGGCAAATGGTACGAAATTTAGCTGCCGAATCGTAACGAATGTGGAATGTTGAGATTATGAACGTGATCGAGTGTCCTAATGAGTGCATAAAGACCTCCTGCGTGTATTGGAGTGATGGTAAGtggttcgatcgatcgatcctcACCATAGCTTCCAACGATttagtccttcgaaccggatttttTATGTTGGAAACTCTTTTTAATGCTACCGTAGCACGCAATCTCAAATGCATCGTGAGAACCTCACTTTACAAAACTGACCTATTGAACCTgagattttttgttattgtccTACCTTAGTTCCCTTTTTGCTAAGTTGGCATCACACAACACTCACCACTTACATAATTATTCATCGctagaaatacattttaatgacGAACTAAATAGCCCCGAAACATGCAAATGTACATCGAAATGatgccttttttctctctctctctctctacggCCCTCCCCTGTTTTAGCGCATCGTCGTGGGATCGTGTGCACTGGGAAACACTGGACAACCCATCCCTTGAAGGGCACGTGCCATACCGAGGGTGTTGAAGCACTTCCTGTGTGCGCGTCTTGCGCGATAATGCACCGTTCTTTTGATATCAACGTGTAATGATGACGTTACGGAATTGAGGTTTTTGGGTTCGCATTCAGAGCTCTACTTAGCGGGTGGCGGCATCGCTGTCAGGACGCGACGACACGTCAAACAGCATATATGCATATACACAGACAATAAGGGCACACGGTGGTTTACGGGGCTGATGTCAATTAGGCGTACCGGCGAAGGGACTGCACCCATCGCATTGCTGGACTTCCGGGAAGGGAATGATTCAACGATCGATGAGTTGAGTTTTTTCTTTATCGCAAGACACAAGGGAAGTTGAGGGGCTTATGATAATGGATACTTTGTGAAGGGGGTTTGAGGATCGAacctttttccccttttgaGGACTTCATTTGTGCTGTTTCGAAAGCAGCTGAAAAGCCAACAAAACTAACACCTACTTGTTAAATTCAAGGTCGTTCCTACAACACCTGAACGTATCCTTCGGACGGCTAAACGCATTTGGATGAGTCCAGGTGTGGCACGAACCTTAATTTATTGTGCTCTTAGTAGTTTTTCTGCTCCTCTTGTTCTAAATACGAGTCGTATTGGTGGATTTGGCCCAAAAATTACTTCTTTTGATACATCGAAATTAAAATCCACTTCCTTTCTCATGCCCTTTCCAGGTTCTAATTAACTTCCAACCATAGAATTCCCACCCACATTAACCGCACGCTTCGGTTGGCTGTATTTCAATTAAACCCACCAGCACAAATCACGTTCGACGTTAGGTTTGAAACTTCACCAAGCGGCATCTTCTCTTTCACAGGAATATCAACACACCCGGACGTGCTCATATTAGTCAGCAATCGGGTCACGTGCCGCACACGGGTACAATCAATTCAAAAATCAACTTTAAAACTCAATTACGCATAGTTTATGGGCCTCCCCGCTGGTTGGACATGGAGGGTGCTGTTGCTTCCGGTGAGCATGCTGGACAGTAGGGGAGAATGCGTGCATGGAGCAGTGATTTCTGAGCAGAAACAGAAGtcatccctttttttgttttggtgcgtGATACAGATAGGGTGACGTCACGAGGGAAAGGACGGCTGTTTTATGACCCTACTTCCGGTAGCATGTCGGGGATGAACAGTGTGTGATGtccagtgagagagagagaaaggcaaattaaaaagaataaaatttcTCAGAAcctaaataaaaagaaaaattgccTTTATTTATACAATTTTTCAGGACACTTTTACTTCGAAATGGTTAGGCAACGGGACGCACCATCATTTTGGTGCTTTTGAGCGAGTAGTACGATCCTCGGAAGCGAAGCCACATAATGCCCTCCTGTTTGTCGATCTTTCCTCTCAAATATTCACCATTTAAATGActgtaaaatataaaaaagaatattatCTATTAAAGTGATTcaataatcaataaattttGCTTCGATTATACTACCTCTGATGACACTTGTAAAACCACCACGCACCACGAACCCACTCGGCACAGTTGGTCTTATGCTTGTCGTTATCTTGATCGTGCGTGGAAAACGCTTCGTCCTTGTGCGGCGAGAACGAATCACCCGCCGTACCGGAGTACTGGCCAACCGATTTAATCACATACTTTTCACTCTCATTGCCAATCTTAAAATCATCGTAGTGAGCGTACGCAACCACCCCATCAAAGTCCTCCAGCACGATCAGCAGCTCGTGCTGGCGGGTGCTTACGATCGCGTGCAGCTTATCCAAACCCAGCCAGTGTTCACCGTGTAGCTCACCAAAGCCTTGCCTGTACTCGGTCCAATTGCGGTAGAAATTGACCGATCCATTAAAACGACGCTGGAATACGATCCAATTACCACCGAAGCCGTGATTGTTCGTCCAGTCTCGCAACACCTCGAAGGATGCGTTTTTAGCCGGGTCTGGTTGCATGAAGTACACACCGGACTGTTCAGGCAGTTGGTCTAGTAGCCGATGCTCCAGATCGGTCAGCCGTTGCTCGGTGGATTTTGATGCAGTTTGTAGCTGTTGCGATAGCTTTTCCATcagctgttgtgttgtgttgaacATGATGTTAGTTTCTTGTATTGATTGGGTATCGCGCTTTAACTGATCAattttttcattaattgtTTTCGCTTCCTCGCCGAAAGTTCTTGACAGTTTTTCTAGTTGCTCTAAAATCCTTGACTCCACTAAAGTCATGGTTAGCTCGAAAGGTATGTCTAAATTGTTCTCAATGCTATCGTTTGCTATCAATCCTCCCATCACCATGGGAAGAATGACTACGCACCAGAATATCATTTTACGCACAACACACTACTTATcgtaaaagcaacaaaaccatACTGAAGTGTGTATTAGATGAGATGAAGCTACTTATAATCTCGTTTCTGGGGCTTCATAGATGTGTTCCTTTGTTATCGCTGGAACGTCCTAACCGCAattgataaaacaaataaaaacaatcgtAAGCTAGAACGCTATTCAAATGATGCGAATGTGACCCCATAATGACTGTTGATAAGTGCTGTGGAGAAAGATCGTTCTGAGTCTCCGTGaagtaaacaaattaaacaatgaAACTTAAACCATGCTTTGCCGATATGCTGCCGGCGCCAACATTGCATACGCAGCAAGACGCAGCACGCGACCGCAGCTGTTCGCGCACTGTTTGCTGCGCTGCATTGCGTCAGTGTTTTGCGGCTTCGCGCTGGGGAAAAAATGCTGACCAGATAAATCTGAGCCGTATGGATTATGACGTTGGAGCATTACGTAAATTAAGTTAGTCCACATTCGAATCTCTGGTGTGATGGTTTTGATTTGTATTGTCGTATGTCGGTGTGATTTGTGTCTGTGGCAATGTTGTGTacataaaattataaataaatactcCTAGAAATATACTTTTTAGATTTTACGCTCTAAATGTATTACGTTATAAccgtttattttaaatttgattgatcgtttccccaattaacaaaaaaaggggagcCAAAGCAATTTGACAGTTAGACTCGACCACTGTGATTGTTCGGTTCACAGTGTTGTTTACCTTCCTTGGCAAAGGATCATTGCACGGGAGAGGTTACGTAACGAAAAGCGCGTGGCTGTAATCGCGACGatcgacttttttttacaagtgTTGTGGTCACGAAGTGGAAGGCTCCCTTTATTCGGCGTTAAGAACGTATGCAGCCACTGAGTGACTGATGAGCGGTTAGCAGACGAGAGAGCGCCAGACGCTCGTGGGACACCGTCGGGAACACAAGGGCTGATCGTGTAATAAAGTATTGTGTATTGTTTATTACGTGTTCGGTGTAAATATAAACTGTGTATACTCTCGGCCATCCGaacacaacagtggcgacgaggaaaacaaaatagacTTTTGGGAGTTTTTTCGAGTAAAGTTTACGTGTTATGCGTGTGTCAGTCATTGCTATAACTCTCGTGCTAGCgtcgcgcgtgtgtatgtgcgtcgCGTGATCGTACCGCGTCTCGGGTcgtatttaatttgttttatcgGGTGTTCTGTGCGTACTGCAACAATTCCTTCGTTACGGAAGCGGAGAAGAATGAACAGCCCAGGAGATCAGCCCCCATCGGAAGAGCAGCGTCGAGCATCGCAAAATTGGTACAGCGTTCCCGGTGCAGCAAGTATgccgcagcagccgcagcagccaTCATTAGTAGCAGTGCCACCAAATCTACAAAGTGCAATGCCCTCAGCATACCAGAATCCAGCGCCATCGCAGAATTTTGTTGAAGGGTCATCGCACCAAGCAGCGTCATCGCACCAAGCAACGTCATCGCACCAAGCAGCGTCATCGGAGCAAATGATGCAACTGATCATTTTAATGCAGAAACAGATAAGCCAACTCACATTAATGCAAAACAATTCGGCAACTGCCAAGCCCCCAGAAAATGTATTAACTTCCGCACCTTTTGCAGAGCAAGTACTCGATTCTTTATCGCACCACATAAAGGAGTTCCACTACGAGGAGGAAGCAAAAATGACCTTTGCTTCGTGGTTTGCTCGATATGAGGATTTGTTTGAACGAGATGCTTCAAGGCTGGATGATAGCGCAAAAGTGCGGCTCCTCATAAGAAAACTGGGCGCAGCAGAATATGAAAGATATGCCAATTTCATATTGCCAAAGAGTTGTCGTGATTTTTCGTTCAGCGAAACGATAAAAAAGCTGTCATCGTTATTCGGAGTGAAAGAGTCATTGTTGCATAGGCGTTATAAATGCTTGAACCTAATGAAACGACGTAGCGAAGATTATCTGGCATATTCTTGTCGTGTGAATCGAGCCTGTGTAGATtttgaaattggaaaattaaCTGAAGAACAGTTCAAGTGTCTGATATACGTATGCGGACTGCGGGACGAAGAAGACGTCGAGATTCGAACACGTCTACTTGGAAAGATCGACGACCGAAACGACACAACACTGGAAAGTTTAACAGCAGACTGCCAGCGTATTTTGAACTTAAAAAAAGACAGTGCTATGATCGAGAAAGCAGCAACCGAGCAAGTTTTCGCCGTGCAAAAGAAAACTGACGAACCAAAGTTTTCTGAGCGCCAAAATTTCCAGAGCAGAAAGCACGAATATAAGCGTCCTCAAACCCTACCTGGAAGAAATTGCTGGCTTTGTGGAAAAAATCATTGGGCGCGTGATTGTCCTTTTAAGTCGAAtgtgtgtcgtgtctgtaAGAAAAAGGGTCATAGAGACGGTTACTGTCCAAAACCGAAACGTTATTCAGATAGCCCAACATACAGAAACAAGTTTTCATCACGAGTGGTTTCGGTGAATACAACTAATGTTCAGCAAAGGCGAAAAtatatcaatatttttataaataatgtaaGCACTCGATTGCAGTTCGACACAGGATCTGATATAACGATCATTAATCGAAACGTATGGCAACGTCTTGGAAAGCCTGAACTAAAACGAACAGTTAGCGCAAGAACAGCATCAGGAAGCGGACTCTTTCTGTTAGGAGAGTTTGAAGCGAATGTTACCATCGGAAGCGTAACTCATGTGGCTACTTTAAGAGTAGCACAGGCAGACATACTATTGCTCGGAACAGACTTAATAGACCTGTTCGCACTTGGTTCTACCCCCATGGATGCTTTTTGTAGGCATATTTCATCTGAGGATTACTCTAAGACGGTTGAGCGGAGATTTCAAGAGGTCTTCAACGGCATGGGTCTGTGCACAAAGGCTAGTGTAAAACTGCAGCTGAAGGAAAACGTTCGTCCAGTATTTTGCCCAAAGCGACCGGTAGCTTATGCAGTACAGGAGTTAGTCGACAAGGAACTCGATCGACTAGAGCAGATGAGCATAATATCTCCAACGGATTACTCTGAATGGGCAGCACCTATCGTCGTCGTCCGCAAGGCAAACGGCAGCATTCGGCTTTGCGGGGACTACTCAACTGGACTAAACGACGCGTTGCAGCAACATGAGTATCCTTTACCATTACCTGAAGATATCTTCGCTAGACTATCgcaatgcaaaatatttagCAAAATTGATCTATCCGATGCTTTCTTACAGGTAGAAATCGACCCTGCCTACCGATCTTTACTCACCATCAATACGCATCGAGGTTTATTCACCTACAATAGATTGCCGCCTGGTATTAAGATTGCTCCAGCAGCGTTCCAGCAGCTTATCGACACAATGCTGGCTGGTGTAAAAGGAGTGTCATGTTACATGGACGACATCATTGTCGGAGGAGCCACTGAACAAGAGCATGAAGCGAATTTAATGGCAGTTTTGAAAAGAATTCAAGAGTATGGATTCAGCATTCGATCGGAAAAATGCGCTTTTAAGGTTCAGCAACTAAGATATTTGGGTTACATCATCGACACCCACGGATTGCGCCCCGATCCAGCGAAGATCGATGTCATAAAAAGGCTTCCTGAACCAACAGATGTGAGCGGCGTCCGATCCTTTCTAGGAGCCATAAATTATTATGCCAGATTTGTCCCAAACATGAGAGAGTTGCGATATCCACTGGATAACTTATTGAAAACAAATGCACAGTTTCGATGGACCGCCGATTGTAAAAGAGCGTTTGAAAGATTTAAATCCCTGCTATCATCGAACTTGTTGTTAACGCATTATGATCCAAGGCATAAAATAATAGTATCGGCAGATGCATCATCAATAGGTATTGGTGCCACTATTAGCCACATGTTTCCCAATGGTACCATACGTGTGGTTCAACATGCCTCTAGAGCACTtacaaaaacagaagaaggATATAGTCAAATAGATCGTGAAGGACTGGCAATCATCTTCGCGGTAACGAAATTCCACAAGATGATATTTGGAAGGCGTTTCCAGCTTCAGACAGATCATCGTCCACTACTGCGGATCTTTGGGTCGAAAAAAGGGATCCCAGTCTACACTGCCAACCGCTTGCAGCGTTTTGCGCTCACGCTATTGTCATACGATTTCGGCATTGAATATGTACGCACCGAATCATTCGGAAATGCCGAtgtactctccaggctaattAACAAGCATGATAAACCGGATGAGGATTGTGTAATCGCTTCTGTTGCACTAGAGATGGATGTAAAGTCTATTGCAACAAGCGCTTTAGTTACGTTTCCCTTGAGTTTTAGAGAGGTCGCTCGAGAAACGAATCGTGATCCTATAGCAAGGAAGTTGCATTACTACATAAAAAACGGTTGGCCACGTAACATTGCCCTTGGCGCAGATTCATCTCGTTATCACAGCAGGAAGGAAGACTATTCAACGGTGGAAGGATGTATTTTGGTCGGAGAGAGAGTGTTAATACCAGAGAAACTACGCAAGCAATGTCTGTCCCAGCTTCATCGAGGACATCCTGGTATCCAGCGCATGAAGGCGATTGCGCGTAGCTATGTGTTTTGGCCGTCGTTAAATGAAGACATCATTGATCTCGTCAGTAATTGCCATTCATGTGCTCTGGCAGCAAAATCTCCTGCTCATGCTGATCCTTTGCCGTGGCCGAAGACAACAACGCCATGGGAGCGTGTCCATGTGGACTACGCGGGCCCAATAGATGGAGACTAT
Coding sequences within:
- the LOC120901614 gene encoding microfibril-associated glycoprotein 4-like, which gives rise to MIFWCVVILPMVMGGLIANDSIENNLDIPFELTMTLVESRILEQLEKLSRTFGEEAKTINEKIDQLKRDTQSIQETNIMFNTTQQLMEKLSQQLQTASKSTEQRLTDLEHRLLDQLPEQSGVYFMQPDPAKNASFEVLRDWTNNHGFGGNWIVFQRRFNGSVNFYRNWTEYRQGFGELHGEHWLGLDKLHAIVSTRQHELLIVLEDFDGVVAYAHYDDFKIGNESEKYVIKSVGQYSGTAGDSFSPHKDEAFSTHDQDNDKHKTNCAEWVRGAWWFYKCHQSHLNGEYLRGKIDKQEGIMWLRFRGSYYSLKSTKMMVRPVA
- the LOC120903308 gene encoding uncharacterized protein K02A2.6-like — translated: MNSPGDQPPSEEQRRASQNWYSVPGAASMPQQPQQPSLVAVPPNLQSAMPSAYQNPAPSQNFVEGSSHQAASSHQATSSHQAASSEQMMQLIILMQKQISQLTLMQNNSATAKPPENVLTSAPFAEQVLDSLSHHIKEFHYEEEAKMTFASWFARYEDLFERDASRLDDSAKVRLLIRKLGAAEYERYANFILPKSCRDFSFSETIKKLSSLFGVKESLLHRRYKCLNLMKRRSEDYLAYSCRVNRACVDFEIGKLTEEQFKCLIYVCGLRDEEDVEIRTRLLGKIDDRNDTTLESLTADCQRILNLKKDSAMIEKAATEQVFAVQKKTDEPKFSERQNFQSRKHEYKRPQTLPGRNCWLCGKNHWARDCPFKSNVCRVCKKKGHRDGYCPKPKRYSDSPTYRNKFSSRVVSVNTTNVQQRRKYINIFINNVSTRLQFDTGSDITIINRNVWQRLGKPELKRTVSARTASGSGLFLLGEFEANVTIGSVTHVATLRVAQADILLLGTDLIDLFALGSTPMDAFCRHISSEDYSKTVERRFQEVFNGMGLCTKASVKLQLKENVRPVFCPKRPVAYAVQELVDKELDRLEQMSIISPTDYSEWAAPIVVVRKANGSIRLCGDYSTGLNDALQQHEYPLPLPEDIFARLSQCKIFSKIDLSDAFLQVEIDPAYRSLLTINTHRGLFTYNRLPPGIKIAPAAFQQLIDTMLAGVKGVSCYMDDIIVGGATEQEHEANLMAVLKRIQEYGFSIRSEKCAFKVQQLRYLGYIIDTHGLRPDPAKIDVIKRLPEPTDVSGVRSFLGAINYYARFVPNMRELRYPLDNLLKTNAQFRWTADCKRAFERFKSLLSSNLLLTHYDPRHKIIVSADASSIGIGATISHMFPNGTIRVVQHASRALTKTEEGYSQIDREGLAIIFAVTKFHKMIFGRRFQLQTDHRPLLRIFGSKKGIPVYTANRLQRFALTLLSYDFGIEYVRTESFGNADVLSRLINKHDKPDEDCVIASVALEMDVKSIATSALVTFPLSFREVARETNRDPIARKLHYYIKNGWPRNIALGADSSRYHSRKEDYSTVEGCILVGERVLIPEKLRKQCLSQLHRGHPGIQRMKAIARSYVFWPSLNEDIIDLVSNCHSCALAAKSPAHADPLPWPKTTTPWERVHVDYAGPIDGDYFLVVVDAHTKWPEIIRTASITARITVSILRGLFARFGMPTTLVSDNGTQFTSGEFSEFCLSNGVHHITSAPFHPQSNGQAERFVDTFKRSLTKIRVGGAPLQEALDLFLQTYRTTPNPQLEQNKTPAEVMFGRPIRTCFDLLRPPRKIQHDFREGNERSFERDDLVYAKAYSRNNWHWVPGRVIRKRGNVTYEVLTGHRSVIRHINQLKRRGPFSSPGPMTERFNPLPLDVLLDSWSIPVTPSVLPDVYPTQLAPPVATPTEPPSLPPHRSIPQHQRSPRRSSRSRRAPRRFDPYLRY